The Dehalococcoides mccartyi CG5 genome contains the following window.
GATTTCCACGGTTGTACCGAGGCCTTTTTAATAGCTACCCAAACCTGGGATTATTCCAGTATGACCTTTGTTCCCTATATGCAGTTCTTTGAGTTTATACCTGAAGAAGAGGCTATAAAGAGTTGGCGTGATACCAGCTACCAGCCCAAGACCCTGCTGATGAATGAATTGAAACCCGGCAACTACGAAGTGGTTATAACCAGCTTCCATGGCGGCCCATTCATCCGCTACCGGTTAGGACATCTGGTGCAGATAACATCTTTGCGTAACGAAGCTTTAAATATAGATATCCCCCAGATGATTTACCTGACCAGAGTAGATGACCAGATTGATATCGCCGGTTTTACCCGCCTGTCGGAAAAAGGCATCTGGCAGGCAGTGGAAAACAGCCATATAGAATATGTGGATTGGATGGCCTGCAAGGAACGGGTAAACAATACACCCCGCCTGCACTTGTATATTGAACCCAAAGACAACACTACTCAGGACAAGGAACAGGCAATAGCATCTATCCACGAAGAACTGAAAAAAGTACACCCCGGTTATGCAGACTTGGAGTCGTTTATAGGTTTGATGCCGCTGGATGTTACCTTCCTGCCCAAAGGCTCTTTCAAACTGTATAAAATACGCCAGCAGAATGCAGGGGCAGATTTGGGCAACTTGAAGCCACCCCATTTGAATCCTTCCGCCGAGGATTTGGAATTTATGCTGCATACCACCACCAGAGTGACTGTGAAACAGGAAGAACCTGTAAGAGTCTAAAACAAAAAACCACCAGTGTCAGCCAAAAAGGGGCGGTGCTCAAAGCTACCGCCCCTTGGTTTTACCAGTTGTCCGTATTTGACAACAACCAGCTTGTACTTCATAATGGCTCAATACAAGCTTGATTTTTAACTATTCACCCGGATATAACGGGTAATAAAGAGGCATTTTCGTGACTATCTGGGCTCTGGTACCGCTTGTAACCAGTATTGCATATTTAGTGCTGCTGGCGGTTGTTCTGCTTTCAAAACGGCAGTCTATCACCAGAGTTTTTTCCGTGTTTTTAGGTGCCGCTGCTTTCTGGAGTTTCACCTCTTTCATGCTCCATATTGATGCCCCGCCGGAGCAAACCCTGATCCGGCACAACCTGCTGAATATTGCCCTGTTTGCCACCATGCTTATGTACTACCAGTTTATCCGCGCCTATACCAACCGCAGAGGCAAACTTTTTCTGATAATAGGTTACATGGCACTGGCGCTGGATATTTTCCTTAACCTGACCGGACAGCTGGTCACATCCGCCTACATAGAGGACAATGTTGTTTACCACACAATAACTCCCGTGTTTTATTCTGTTTTTATATTTGCGTTATCATTCATCGGGGTAATTATTTACCACCTAGTCCAGAAATATCGCCAATCTACAGACCCAGCTGAACGCAACCGCACACTGTATTTGGTACTGGGATGGGTAATAGTAGTCCTTTCAAGCTATACCAATCTTAGCGACAACCCCCGTATCTACGGCCTTCCCCTTGACCATGTGGGCAACTTTATAAATGCGGGGATTATCGTTTACGCTATCACCCAGTACCGTTTGATTGATATCAAACTGATAGCCCGCAAAACCCTTACTTACGTCCTTCTATTCTTCTCCATGATAACTGTATATGCAGGAGCTATATTTATAGCTACGCGGATATTCCCTGCCGAAGAAATGTCTACTATCATCCTTATGGCAACCCTGATTGTACTGATACTGGCCATGACAGCCCGCCCGTTGAGAACATTTATTGAAAAGCGCATAGACCGTCTGTTTTACCAGGAAACCTATGAATCCCGTCTGTCCCTCATGGGCTTTTCCCGCAAGATGGGCAATATACTTAATCTGGAGGAACTGGCCAAATCGCTGTTACCTGATCTGGCTAAGTCTTTAAATATAAATAAAGCTGCGCTGCTTTTCCCTGATGTTGCCAGCGGCGAATTCTCTATGGAGTACATCTACCCCGCAGATGACCACCTTAAAACCCAGTTCAAATTGGCGGCGGACAACCCCGTTATTTCCTGGCTGGATAAAAATAACGCCCAGCTTTATCTGAATAAACTGGACAATCTGCCTGAACTGAAAGGCTTATGGCAGATAGAAAAAGAGCAACTCCAAAAATCAGAGATGGGGTTGTTGTATCCCATTAAAAGCCGCGACAAACTTATAGGCATTATCGGGCTGGGAAACAAGAAGCGGGGGGGTATATATTCTACCGAGGATTTGGATATGCTGATAAGTGTGGCTAATCAGGCTGGTGTTATTATAGAAAATGCCCAGCTCTACACTCAGGCCACTATCCGAGCCAATACCGATGAACTTACCCGCCTGTATAATCACCGCCACTTCCATGAGCGCATAGAACAGGAAATAGCCCGCGGTTCACGCTTCGGCAATACCTTTTCCCTGATACTGCTGGACCTTGACCTGTTTAAGGTCTACAACGACGTATACGGCCATCTGGCCGGTGACCAACTGCTACGCAGACTGGGTAAAATACTGGAAAACTCCATCCGCTCTATCGACATGGCTTTCCGCTATGGCGGTGAGGAATTTGCCATAATGCTACCCGGCACCAAGATTGAAGACGCTTACCATGTAGCTGAACGTATCCGAAAGAATATTGAGTCTAAATCTTCCTTCCGTGACATGCCGATAACTGCTTCTCTGGGTCTGGCTAACTGGCCGACTGACGGGGTAATGAAAGAGGAGATTATAGCCAAGGCTGATGCCGCCCTGTACCGTTCAAAGGAAACCGGACGAAACCGCACCAGCCTGCCTGCTGACCTGAATAATAACTCCACCCAGATAATCAGCTCTGAATTGGAAGCCCGCCCCAAAGCCATGTCCATTATCTATGCTCTGGCGGCCACGGTTAACGCCAAAGATCACTATACTTACGGGCATTCCCGCAAGGTTAGTGAATATGCGGTGGCTCTGGCAGAGATATTGAAGCTCTCTGAGGAAAAAGTGGAAACTATACGGGCAGCCGGACTATTGCACGATATCGGCAAGATAGGCGTACCTGACCATATCCTGACAAAACCCTCCGCTCTGGACGATGAAGAATGGGAACCTATCAAGACCCACCCGGAACTGGGAGTGGAGATATTAAAACGTATCATGGATCTGGTTAACTGCCTTCCGGCTATACTCCATCACCATGAACACTTTGACGGCAGCGGGTATCCTTTTGGACTGAAGGGTGAAAACATACCTCTGGAAGCCAGAATACTCAGCATAGCAGATGCCTATGATGCGGTTACTTCACCCCGCCCCTATCGCACCCAGCTTCACACTGAGCAAGCGGTAGCCGAACTGAAACGTTGTGCCGGCTCCCAGTTTGACCCTGAGCTGGTAGATATCTTCTGCCATGTTATTAAGCCTGAAGATTCCCCGCAGCTAAAAGCCTCACCTGAAACCGGCACTGAATAAACTCCGTGCTGATTATTCTTTTTTAAGAGTTACTTTAACCGGCTATTCCTGTGCCTGCTGCTGAACGGGAAACTCCAAACTGAAGTCCAGCGCCGGAGCCGAATGAGTCAAAGCCCCCACTGAAATAACATCAACCCCGGTCATGGCCACTTCACGGACATTATCCAGATTGATATTGCCGGAAGCCTCTATCTTTATGGTCTCCGGTATAATATCAACTGCCTTTTTCATATCGGCAATGCTCATATTATCCAGTAAAATGGAATTGGGCGCAGCCTCTATGGCTTGTGCTACCTGTTCCAGAGTATTTACTTCTATAGTTACCGGCAGTTTGCTCTTGTTGGTTTTAGCCTTCTCAATGGCTTCTTTTACACCTATGCCTTTGGCAGACAAAGCCATCAGGTGGTTATCCTTTATAAGTATCCCGCAAGCCAGATCAGGTCTGTTGCTTTTGCCGCCTGCGGCATATACAGCATATTTTTCCAGTATCCGCATACCGGGTATGGTTTTACGGGTATCTGCCAGAGAAACATTCAATCCATCTACTTTGGAAATATACTTGGCCGTAAGAGATGCAATGCCGCTTAAGTGGGTTATGAAATTCAGGGCGGTACGTTCACACTTGAGTATGTTTATCACCCTGCCGTTAAGCACCATGATAACATCTCCGGTTTTTACCCTCTTGCCGTCTTCTATCAGTATTTCCACTTCCATGGTAGGGTCATGCTTTACAAATACTATCTTGGCTACTTCAGCTCCAGCCAGTACCCCATCCTGCTTGGCAACTATAATAGCCCGTCCTGCCAAAGAAGACGGGATAAGTGTTTCAGTAGTAACATCACCCCGGGCAAAATCTTCGTTACAGGCATTGTCGATAATTTTCTCAATTTGAGACTGGGACATGTTAATCCTCCTTAATAAAGACTATATGTTTTTCCCATTCGGGCTGGTGGTCAGGAAAATCAGTACGGTAATGTGCCCCGCGGCTTTCCTGCCTGAGCAGGGCTGATTCTACCATAAGCCTTCCGGCCAAAATAAGGTTTGCAAGTTCAATCCCTTTGCGGTTGGAAACGTCACCCAGACTGTATTGCCAGCCTGAGAGTATCTCCTGAGCTTTCACCAAACCGCCATAGCTTCTTATTATACCAGAGTCTTCCCAGAGAAGCTTCTGGAGAGCGGGTATTGAAGGCTCGGGTAAATCACGCACGTATTTGCCCCATCCCAGCAATCTTTTAGTCAGTTGGGGCAGCGGAGCAAGCATTTCAGGCTGGTTTTCACCGGCAGTGTATTCTATAATCCGCCTACCGAATACCAACACCTCTAAAAGCGAATTTGAAGCCAGACGGTTCGCCCCGTGAACACCGGTACAGGCTACTTCGCCGCAGGCAAAAAGCCCCTTGATATTGGTTTCTCCCCAGCTGTCTACTTTTATCCCGCCTATCATATAATGGGCCGCCGGAGAAACAGGTATGGCCTCACGGGTAATATCCAGTCCGTGATCCAGACAAAAACGGTATATCTGAGGAAAGCGGCTGCTTACTTTGTGGGGAGGCAAATGGGTAACATCCAGATAAACATGGTCAGCACCGGTTTTAAGCATCTCAAGGTGAATACTGCGAGCTACCACGTCTCTTGGGGCAAGTTCGGCCTGAGGGGAATATTCGAGCATAAAGCGTTTGCCCTCTATATTCCGCAAAATACCGCCTTCTCCCCGAACTGCCTCTGAAATAAGAAAAGGGGCAACCCCCGGCAGGTGAATAGCGGTAGGATGGAATTGGTAAAACTCCATATCTTTTATCTCAGCCCCAGCCCTGAAAGCCAGAGCTACCCCATCAGCAGTGGCAACCTCCGGGTTAGTGGTAAAACTGAAAAGCTGACCAGCTCCGCCGGTTGCCAGTATCACAAAACGGCACAGGTAGTTCTGGATGGCACCGGTATTTGTATCCAGAGTTGCCACACCCTTGATCTGGCCGTTTTCTATAATCAGCTCTTTGGCCAGAGTATCTTCCAGAACCTCAATCTCGGTAGTCCGTACCCAGTTGTTCAGGGTGATTTCAATGTGTTTGCCGGTGGCATCCCCCCCGGCATGAAGTATACGGGGACGACTGTGAGCAGCCTCTAAGGTAAGAGCTATTTCACCGTTTACACTGTCAAAAGGCACTCCCAGATAAACAAGCTCGGCAATACGCTGTGGAGCTTCGTCTGCCAGCAAACGCACCATCTCACGGTCACATAAACCGTCTCCGGCTATCAGGGTATCTTCAAAATGCAAACGGGGAGAATCATCCGGGCCAATGGCGGCGGCTATGCCTCCCTGAGCATGGCGGGTATTGCAATCCTGTATCTTGCCTTTGGTAACCAGCAAAACACTTCCCCGGCCACGCGCCAGTAAAGCAGTATACAAACCGGCAATACCGCTGCCCACAATTATATAGTCGTACCTGGAGTTCAAAATATGCCCGTCCTGGGGATTTTACTTTTTATCTTCGGGGGATTTTTTAAAACCGATAGCACCTCTGGAAACCTTAAGCAGAGTGCCTGACTCTACTTTGATAACTACGCTGTCTTCAGCTACAGATTCTATCACCCCGTGAATACCGCCTATAGTAATAACGCCGTCACCCTTGGCAATTGATGACATAAGATTGGCATGATCCTTTTGACGCTGGCGTTGCGGCCTGATGATAAGAAAGTAGAACATACCAAAGAAAAGAGCCAGTAAAACAAACATCGTGATAGTCTGCTGATCCATTTTTTCTCCTTTAACTTTCCAGGATATTTACCAGCTTTGCCTGCAAAGACCATGGGCTGGTTTTAAATATCTTAACCTTTACCAGACATCCTTCAAGCGGTAAATCGCTCTCCAGAAATACCAGTTTACCACCTAAAGTGCGTCCCTGCCACTTATTCTTTTGCAACCCTTCCACAAGCACCTCGGCAAATGTGTCCATGAGAGCGGCGTTTGCCTTGCCTACTGTTTCTTTCTGCAGGTCTTCTATAAGCTTCAGGCGGCGTTTTTTCTCTATAACGGGGACATCATCTGCCATGTCACGGGCAGCCACAGTCTGGGGGCGGGGTGAATAAGCGGCCACATGTATGGCATCATAACCTATATCGGCCATCAGTTTGTAGCTTTGATTAAACTGTTCTTCGTTTTCAGACGGAAAGCCTACTATCAAATCTGTCTGGAGGCTGATATCCGGCATGGCGGTTTTTATACGTTCCACCAGCTCACGGTATTGCTGATTGGTATATCCCCGCCGCATAGAGGCCAAAATGGTATCATCACCAGACTGCACCGGCAAGCTGAGCGAGCGGCAGACCT
Protein-coding sequences here:
- the nadC gene encoding carboxylating nicotinate-nucleotide diphosphorylase; amino-acid sequence: MSQSQIEKIIDNACNEDFARGDVTTETLIPSSLAGRAIIVAKQDGVLAGAEVAKIVFVKHDPTMEVEILIEDGKRVKTGDVIMVLNGRVINILKCERTALNFITHLSGIASLTAKYISKVDGLNVSLADTRKTIPGMRILEKYAVYAAGGKSNRPDLACGILIKDNHLMALSAKGIGVKEAIEKAKTNKSKLPVTIEVNTLEQVAQAIEAAPNSILLDNMSIADMKKAVDIIPETIKIEASGNINLDNVREVAMTGVDVISVGALTHSAPALDFSLEFPVQQQAQE
- the yajC gene encoding preprotein translocase subunit YajC; translated protein: MDQQTITMFVLLALFFGMFYFLIIRPQRQRQKDHANLMSSIAKGDGVITIGGIHGVIESVAEDSVVIKVESGTLLKVSRGAIGFKKSPEDKK
- a CDS encoding diguanylate cyclase, whose amino-acid sequence is MTIWALVPLVTSIAYLVLLAVVLLSKRQSITRVFSVFLGAAAFWSFTSFMLHIDAPPEQTLIRHNLLNIALFATMLMYYQFIRAYTNRRGKLFLIIGYMALALDIFLNLTGQLVTSAYIEDNVVYHTITPVFYSVFIFALSFIGVIIYHLVQKYRQSTDPAERNRTLYLVLGWVIVVLSSYTNLSDNPRIYGLPLDHVGNFINAGIIVYAITQYRLIDIKLIARKTLTYVLLFFSMITVYAGAIFIATRIFPAEEMSTIILMATLIVLILAMTARPLRTFIEKRIDRLFYQETYESRLSLMGFSRKMGNILNLEELAKSLLPDLAKSLNINKAALLFPDVASGEFSMEYIYPADDHLKTQFKLAADNPVISWLDKNNAQLYLNKLDNLPELKGLWQIEKEQLQKSEMGLLYPIKSRDKLIGIIGLGNKKRGGIYSTEDLDMLISVANQAGVIIENAQLYTQATIRANTDELTRLYNHRHFHERIEQEIARGSRFGNTFSLILLDLDLFKVYNDVYGHLAGDQLLRRLGKILENSIRSIDMAFRYGGEEFAIMLPGTKIEDAYHVAERIRKNIESKSSFRDMPITASLGLANWPTDGVMKEEIIAKADAALYRSKETGRNRTSLPADLNNNSTQIISSELEARPKAMSIIYALAATVNAKDHYTYGHSRKVSEYAVALAEILKLSEEKVETIRAAGLLHDIGKIGVPDHILTKPSALDDEEWEPIKTHPELGVEILKRIMDLVNCLPAILHHHEHFDGSGYPFGLKGENIPLEARILSIADAYDAVTSPRPYRTQLHTEQAVAELKRCAGSQFDPELVDIFCHVIKPEDSPQLKASPETGTE
- the nadB gene encoding L-aspartate oxidase; protein product: MNSRYDYIIVGSGIAGLYTALLARGRGSVLLVTKGKIQDCNTRHAQGGIAAAIGPDDSPRLHFEDTLIAGDGLCDREMVRLLADEAPQRIAELVYLGVPFDSVNGEIALTLEAAHSRPRILHAGGDATGKHIEITLNNWVRTTEIEVLEDTLAKELIIENGQIKGVATLDTNTGAIQNYLCRFVILATGGAGQLFSFTTNPEVATADGVALAFRAGAEIKDMEFYQFHPTAIHLPGVAPFLISEAVRGEGGILRNIEGKRFMLEYSPQAELAPRDVVARSIHLEMLKTGADHVYLDVTHLPPHKVSSRFPQIYRFCLDHGLDITREAIPVSPAAHYMIGGIKVDSWGETNIKGLFACGEVACTGVHGANRLASNSLLEVLVFGRRIIEYTAGENQPEMLAPLPQLTKRLLGWGKYVRDLPEPSIPALQKLLWEDSGIIRSYGGLVKAQEILSGWQYSLGDVSNRKGIELANLILAGRLMVESALLRQESRGAHYRTDFPDHQPEWEKHIVFIKED